Proteins encoded in a region of the Zea mays cultivar B73 chromosome 4, Zm-B73-REFERENCE-NAM-5.0, whole genome shotgun sequence genome:
- the LOC103654747 gene encoding uncharacterized protein, with amino-acid sequence MAAPPELQRPPDRPPALPSPSPESPPVQPQSSPPPESFPSRVVVATPAPPSVIAASEPTLFFCSSASSSVEAPPPPPVLLGPPATPLPPPVLQGMPELPSSMPQPLHVLAPSPPHYTTTVGVPVVDHEEANSVAIGSTDIPQIDWASIESESRWEEEGHQEVVKEDGMYDTLGLQKEVDCVQNDCEDAQATMPCLDNDDDVVMFDINNPVMRLGSTYSSMKEFRLSMIQYAIKQEFELGIEATSTRRYRGYCKGGDCPWSIHARKKVEESPTIIVTAMTDVHTCTSSGRRKTKTPTSGWVAAQALPLLKKKPTMGAKELQTALQDTYNVQIAYLTLWRGREKALAELFGSWEESFQLLFSWKQAVLEKMPDSVVEIDVREEDGKVYFHRFFCAFGPCIKGFLEGCRPYLSLDSIALNGRWNGHLPSATGVDGHNWMYPVAFGFFEFENLDSWTWFMTHLHKALGDMPLLAVCSDACKGLTKAVATIFPNAEKRECFRHLMQNYIKRYAGQEHMYPAARAYRKEVFDQHFANVIGISDLMAWMKKEHSLLWYRSGFNPAIKCDYITNNIAEVFNNWVKDYLDLPICELADKIRTLIMDLFFRRRRIGERLNGKILPAVLNVLRARTRGLGHLSLVNSDHYCAEVRDNNNCHSRHIVDAKVHYCSCEEWQHTGKPCQHALCVIIAEQYRVVELEYFVDEYYSVEKFKKAYDGRIGACLVPSLTYHTLPNFSA; translated from the exons ATGGCAGCACCTCCCGAGCTGCAACGGCCGCCCGACCGTCCGCCGGCGCTGCCTTCTCCTTCACCCGAATCACCGCCAGTGCAGCCCCAATCTTCCCCGCCGCCTGAATCTTTCCCGTCGCGCGTGGTTGTGGCTACGCCGGCGCCGCCCTCGGTTATTGCTGCTTCGGAGCCGACATTGTTTTTTTGCTCGTCGGCGTCGTCCTCGGTTGAAGCTCCGCCGCCCCCGCCTGTGCTTCTTGGCCCGCCAGCGACACCTTTGCCCCCGCCAGTGCTGCAAGGTATGCCGGAGCTGCCTTCATCCATGCCGCAACCTCTGCATGTTTTGGCTCCGTCACCACCACATTATACGACCACCGTTGGAGTCCCCGTCGTTGACCATGAAGAG GCTAACTCAGTAGCTATAGGATCAACTGACATACCACAAATTGACTGGGCTTCAATAGAATCTGAGTctagatgggaggaagaaggacACCAAGAAGTGGTAAAAGAAGATGGGATGTATGATACTTTAGGATTGCAAAAGGAAGTTGATTGTGTTCAAAATGATTGTGAAGATGCACAGGCCACAATGCCATGTCTTGATAATGATGATGATGTGGTCATGTTTGATATAAATAACCCTGTTATGAGGCTTGGCAGCACTTACAGTAGCATGAAGGAATTTAGGCTTTCAATGATACAATATGCAATTAAGCAAGAATTTGAGCTGGGCATTGAAGCTACTAGTACACGAAGATATAGAGGCTATTGTAAAGGAGGTGATTGCCCTTGGAGTATACATGCCAGAAAAAAAGTAGAAGAATCACCCACCATCATT GTTACAGCTATGACAGATGTGCATACTTGTACATCTAGTGGAAGGAGGAAGACCAAGACCCCTACAAGTGGTTGGGTTGCCGCTCAAGCTCTTCCACTCCTCAAGAAGAAGCCTACAATGGGAGCCAAGGAATTGCAGACTGCTTTGCAGGACACTTACAATGTGCAAATTGCTTATTTGACACTTTGGAGAGGTCGGGAGAAGGCTTTGGCAGAGTTGTTTGGAAGTTGGGAGGAGAGCTTCCAACTCCTATTCTCTTGGAAGCAAGCTGTATTGGAGAAAATGCCAGATAGCGTGGTTGAGATTGATGTTCGTGAAGAGGATGGTAAGGTATATTTCCATCGGTTCTTTTGTGCTTTCGGGCCATGCATCAAGGGATTCCTTGAGGGGTGCAGACCATACTTGAGCTTGGACTCCATTGCACTTAATGGTCGATGGAACGGCCATCTTCCTTCAGCTACAGGTGTCGACGGGCACAATTGGATGTATCCAGTGGCATTTGGGTTTTTTGAGTTTGAAAATCTGGACAGTTGGACTTGGTTCATGACACATCTACATAAAGCATTGGGGGATATGCCTCTTCTTGCAGTTTGCTCAGATGCTTGCAAGGGACTGACTAAAGCAGTGGCCACTATTTTCCCAAATGCGGAGAAGagggagtgcttcaggcacttgaTGCAAAATTACATCAAAAGGTATGCTGGGCAAGAACACATGTATCCTGCAGCTAGAGCATACCGGAAGGAAGTGTTTGATCAACACTTTGCTAATGTAATAGGCATTTCAGACTTAATggcatggatgaagaaggagcatTCACTTCTATGGTATCGCAGTGGATTCAACCCGGCCATTAAGTGTGATTACATCACCAACAACATTGCTGAGGTCTTCAACAATTGGGTGAAAGACTATTTGGACCTCCCAATTTGTGAGTTAGCCGATAAGATTAGAACCTTGATTATGGATCTATTTTTTAGGAGGAGGAGGATAGGAGAAAGGCTTAATGGCAAGATACTACCAGCTGTCCTAAATGTGTTGCGGGCAAGAACTAGAGGATTAGGGCATTTGTCACTAGTAAACAGTGACCACTACTGTGCTGAGGTTCGTGACAACAACAATTGTCATTCTAGGCACATTGTTGACGCCAAAGTGCATTATTGCTCATGCGAGGAGTGGCAACACACCGGAAAGCCATGCCAACATGCTCTATGCGTCATAATAGCAGAACAATATAGGGTTGTGGAGTTGGAGTATTTTGTAGATGAGTACTATTCAGTTGAAAAGTTCAAGAAAGCTTATGATGGGAGAATAGGGGCATGTTTGGTTCCCAGCCTAACttaccacactttgcctaacttttctgcctaa